GCAGTTTGACGTTACCAACGGCGAGACCTTCATTACGGTTGTTATCGCGAACCGAGGCACCATACACGAGGTGGTCGTTCACCACGTGCACCAGCGGACGTTCCCCGTTGCCATGTTTGGTGGTGTGCTCGAACTGGTAGCTCCAGACGACTACTCGCTGCGGAATACTGAACAGCAGCATCTCGCGATTCGTCTTCACCATCAGCTTGTCGGTCCCCAGCCAGAACATGCTGTCGACCCAGGCCCGGCCGATGTCGTCGGCGTGGTAATAGGTTGGCTCGCTGTTGGCGTCGGTCAGATCCCACACGGCCAGCTGGTTGCGATCGAGCACGGCGGCACGCTTGCCATCTTCGCTAATGGCGACTGCTTTGGCTCCGTTCGGTGCGGGAAGCGACGTCAGCATGACGCCGGTCGTTGGGTCGAATACGCGGATACTGCTTTGATCGGGCAGAAACGCATAACGCTTACCACCGCTGAACGACGGAAGCGAGTCACTTCGCGATTCCTGGCGAAGGCGATATGCGATCGATTTTTCGTCAACGTTCCAGGCAACATATTCTGACTTGTTCCAACGCTGCAGCACGATCTGGCCGTCAATAATTTTGGCCCAAGGATTGTCCCAGCTTCGTTCGTCGGGATAAGCCTCCCAACGGGCGACCGGTTTAACGATCTCGTCGGTGGGCAGCACTTCCCAGATCGCCAGAGCAATCTTCTTGTCGTTGTTGGCGTTGCCGCCGTCGACAAAGCTGTAGGTCAACAGGCGATGCGAAGGTGGATGATAGTCCAGCACGTACTCGTCGGGTGGCAGCTTCTGCTGGTTGATGATCTTGCGGTCGGCGATCGAAACCCAGAGCAGTCGCGTGAAAGGGTCGACTTTACTGTGCGACCAGCGCGGATGGCATTCACCCGAGGCGAGCACCAGCGATTCTGGTCCACCCACCGGAATGATCACGCCGAACTCTTCGCCATCGAAGCCATCGCCAATGCGACCGAAAGCGGTGCCCCCTTCTTTGAGTTGAAGGTAAGGTGGGATCGGATCTGGCAGCAGCGCGATGCGTCCACCGTTGGCCTGCAACGCCAAAGCGAAGCGAGCCCCTTCAACGTCGCCGTAGTTTTCCATCGGCAGGTTTTCAGGGGTCGGCGCGGCAGCGCCACCCAGTTCGCGGCGCATCCGTTCGATATAACTCTGGTCCGATTCGCTTAGCTTCGAGATCGGAACTTCCAACTCGGTCATATCTTCTTTGCGGATCTTCAGCGTATCGCCGTAAACGCCCAGCGGAGCGGCCATCACTTTGAACGAACCGGTGGCATCGGTCCAGTTGCGAGCCGGACCAATCGCACCATCTTCGTAAGCGAAACGAACCGCGCGCGGATTGTAGACTTCGCGTCGCAGGCTGCCAAACCTGGCTGTTTCGATCTGAAGCTCGCCTCGGCGATTGACGCCGGTGACGGTGCCGTTATTCCATTCTTTCCCGAAGTCGTCCCATACCTGGACGACATCCCCCACTTTGAATTTGCCAGCTTCTGCCAGACATGGGAGTCCTAGCAGGAGCAAGAGAGGGATAAGCAACCAGGCCCGTTTCCGATGTTCGAAAGTCATAAGGCTCACCATGCCCCAATCGCAAGAGATCGAGAGGATAAATAAATGAGACAAATCGTGGTGCTGATGAAGGATGTGGCGTGCGGGTTCACCACGCCGGATGGCCCCTCGCCCCAGCTCTATGTCGGAGCCGTTGGGGGGTAAGTTGCCAGCCGGAAGCATCTATTATGGCAAGCGAGATGGGCCGTGTCAGGTCGAATTCCGATGAATTGATGCAAGCGTCATCCCTTTTTCGCGCAATAAAAAAAGGACCTGGAATCCAGGTCCTTTTCGTTGTTCACACAAGCTTTTCAGGGCAGATGACTAGGTAGGCATCTGGCTGCTGAGACCACCGGCCGCTGGCACGTAGCACAGCTTGGTGTAGTCGGCGACCATGCGGTGTGCGCTGAATCGCCAGGCCAGGGTGCTGATGCTGTACATCATGCGTTTGATCCAGTCGCGTGGCAGACCATCGACGTCGCGGTCGTAGTACAGCGGAATGACTTCGTTTTCGAGCACCTTGTAAAGGTCCTCGGCGTCACGGGCATCCTGCTTGGCGGTATCGGTGTGGGTACGACCGGTACCGATGGCGAAGCCGTTACGGCCGTCGTAAGCTTCCGCCCACCAACCGTCGAGGATCGAGCAGTTCAAGCCGCCGTTGAGGACGACCTTTTGGCCCGAGGTACCCGAAGCTTCCAGAGGCTGACGTGGGTTGTTCAACCAAACGTCGACACCTTGAATCATGTGGCGGCAAACGTTGATGTCGTAGTCTTCAATGAAGACAATTTTGTCGCGGAACTGCGGATCGTGACGCAGGTTCTGGATCTTCTTGATCTTCGCCTTGCCTGGCTCGTCTTTCGGGTGAGCCTTACCAGCGAAGATGAACTGAACCGGACGCTTGGGATCGCTCATCATTTCGACAAGGCGATCGACGTCGGTCATGAACAAGTCGGCTCGTTTGTAAGTGGCGAAACGACGTGCGAACCCGATCGTCAGGACGTTCGGATCCAGCACGGTTCGTGCTCGTTCCACTGCATCATCGCTTTCACCTCGGCGACGACACTGGCGCGAGATACGACGACGAACGAACTGCAGCAGCAGGTTCTTCAGCGTGGCGTGGGTTTCCCACAGTTCGCCAGGATCGACTTCATGGATGAACTGCCAGGCATCTGGCTCGCCCATGTGGTGATACCAACCACTTGGGAAGTGGCGATCGTAAAGCTGTTGCATCTGCCAGGCGATCCACGATGGAATGTGAACGCCGTTGGTGATGTGCCCGATCGGAATTTCTTCTTCGACACGCCATGGCCAGAGGTGAGCCCACATGCTGCGGGAAACGTGTCCGTGCAGTTGGCTCACGGCGTTGGCACGACGCGAAGCCTTCAAGCCGAGCACCGTCATGCAGAACGTTTCGTGCTGATTGTTGGTGTCGACACGGCCCAAGCCCATCAACTGCTCGTGCGAGATGCTGATCGACTCTCGGAGGTGTCCGAGGTGTTCTTCGATCAGCCCGGCGTCGAAGCGGTCGTGACCGGCTGGAACCGGAGTGTGCGTGGTGAAGACCGTTCGCTTGGCAACTTCGCGAAGTGCGTCGTCGAAGCTCATGCCATCTTCGTGCATGTGATCTCGAACGGCTTCTAGCGTGGCGAATGCGCTGTGGCCTTCGTTCAGGTGATACACGCCAGGGGTGATGCCCAATGCCTTCAAAGCCTTGATACCACCAACGCCGAGCACCATTTCCTGACGGATACGGGTACGTTCGTCGCCACCATACAGACGGCTGGTCAGTTCGCGATCTTCCGGGCTGTTGCCATCGACATCGCAATCCAGCAGGAACAGTGGCACGCGACCGACGTTCATCTGCCAAACCTTGGCCAGCAGCTTGCCACCCTTCAGTTCGACGGTGACGGTGATCGGCTTGCCTTCAGGATCGACGGCATGCTTCATCGGAAGGTTCTCGACTTTGGTGTCTTGATACTCTTCCATCTGATAGCCTTCTTCGTTCAGGTGCTGCTTGAAGTAGCCCTGATCGTAGAAGAGGCCGATCGCCACCAGCGGCACGCCCAGGCCACTGGCACTCTTGATATGGTCGCCCGACAAAACGCCGAGACCGCCTGAGTAGATCTGAATCGATTCGTGGATACCGAATTCGGCCGAGAAGTAAGCGACCGGCTTCGATCCGAGCACGCCGGCATGGGTATCGGCCCATGGCGTGCTGCTGGACATGTATTCCTTCAACCGACGATAGGCGTGGTTGATACGGCTGTAGAGCACCATTTCGGCGACACGTGTTTCCAGCCGGTCTGGCGTAAATTCTCGTAGCAGAGCGATCGGGTTGTGGTCGAGTTGACGCCAACGGATCGGGTCGAGATCGCGGAACAAGTTGAAGACGTCGGGCTGCCAAGTCCACCACAAGTTGTTGGCCAATGCCATGCACTTCTCGTGCAACTTTTCAGCGGAGAGTTCGACAGGTGCCGTTACGTTTTCGTCTTCAGTTCTTGTCATTTCAGCCTGGCTCATCGCGGTCACCTAACGGGTATGAAAATACAAGGTCTTCAGGTTCGATGCACACTGGCAATGTAGCGAGTTGAAAACCAACACGCGACCCCTGCATGCGATTGCAAAGGAGTCTTTATCGGAGGAAATCGATGCCAGCATCCGAATTCCATCGTTCGTGATCCATCATTCTCTTCGCAGCTTGCCAGCTTGGCGTAGCTTACGGCGAGAGTCGATTCTGTGGGAAGGCCAACTTGAACAGGGAGCAGCCTTTACCATCCTCCTGATGCATTGCCAACGACGCGGTTCGCGTCGCACTAAGGGATTAACCAATAAGGCATTGCCAAGTCAAATCGAGACGGCATCGCTTAGGCTAAAACGATGCGTCCATGAGCGGAACAGCAGGGTACGAATTTGCGTGATAGAGTTGTGGGCCTGACGGATGCCTCTCAGGGACTAAGCGTTGGGCGGCGATCACCCACCAATGAACAGGAGTTTTATGCGTGCGTTAACCGACGACTTGGGCGTGATTTCTTTCCAGAAGCACCATCCTTAACGACGGCTAACTTGTTATTGTGGGGGCGATTGAAATGATGAAGTGAGCAATGATCGGGAAGAAACTTTCTCGAAGCAAACTGGGTGCCAAGCTGCCAGCATTGCTGTCTTAGCCGTGAACGAGGGGAACTATCAAATGTCGTCTAACGAAATCATCACACCCAATTCACCTAATCTTGAGGCACTTTGCGCGCAGCTACGTCAATTAGCCAATTTCCTGCCTACGGCCCATGACTGGCCCCACGAGCAGCTACAAATTTGTGCACGCATGGGTGTCTTCCGCTGGTTCGTCGCTCAAGAGGATGGCGGTCTCGGGTGGTCGCCCGAGGATGTTGTCCGCGGATACCTCGAGTTGTCGGCCGGCTGTCTCACGACAACCTTCGTCATTACGCAGCGAACAGGGGCGTGTCGGCGAATCGCCAGCAGCGAGAACAGCGGTCTCAAGCGGATGCTGCTGCCGGGGCTGCTTTCCGGTAAAACGTTCGCAACCGTGGGTATCTCGCACCTGACCACCAGTCGGCAGCATCTTGGTAAGCCCGCTTTACTGGCCAAGGAAGTCGATGGAGGCTTCGTGCTGGATGGTTTCAGCCCTTGGGTGACTGGTGCCAAGAAGGCGGACACTTTAGTCATCGGTGCCACGCTGGAAGATGGTCGGCAGTTGCTGATGGCGATTCCAGCGAAAGGGATTGGGATCAAATTGGGGGACCCGGCCGAGCTGGTTGGACTTTCTGCGAGCCAGACCGGACCGGTTCAGTTCGAACAAGTCTTCTGCCCGACCGAATGGGTCTTGGATGGACCGCGTGAAGACGTCATGAAAAAAGGAAAGGGTGCCAACACCGGGGGCCTGGAAACATCGACACTTGCCGTGGGGCTTTCTCTGGCAGCGTATCGTTTTCTGGCCGAGCAACGCGAGAAACGGGTCGAGTTCGCCGAACCCACCGAGCACTTCGAGGCAGAACTCGAGTCGCTGAAGAACGATTTGATTGCGGCCGCTTCTGGCGACGATCAATGCGACCCGCTTCAGATTCGATCGCGAGCGAACAGCCTTGTTCTGCGGATTACCCAAGCCGCCCTCAGCTCTGCCAAAGGGGCAGGCTACATGGCAAATCATCCCGTGGGACGGTGGTGCCGCGAAGCATTGTTCTTCCTGGTTTGGAGTTGCCCGAGCAACGTGCTGTCTGCGAATTTGTGCGAACTTGCTAGAATCGAGGAATGAGCGTTTACTCCTGAAGAGTCAGGACGAATCTGGCTCTAGCTTTCCCATCTCCCCCCAATCGTGACGCATCCATGGAAAAAGTTGAAATCACCTGGCACGATCACCACGTTTCCCGAGCCGATCGAGAAAAGCTGAACGGACATGGTGGCGGTGTGATTTGGTTTACTGGGCTGAGTGGTAGCGGCAAAAGTACCGTGGCCAACGCAGTCGATGGCAAGTTGAATGCGATGGGCATCCATACCTTTCTGCTGGATGGCGATAATGTACGGCATGGGTTGAACGCGAGCCCCGAGATCCTCGAGAAGAAATATCCGCCCCATCTGGCGAAACGCTTTGGCTTGGGGTTCGGCGCTGAAGATCGTTCCGAGAACATTCGCCGGATTGGCGAGGTTTCCAACTTGTTCTGCCAGGCTGGGGTATTGGTGCTGACCGCGTTTGTCAGTCCCTATCGCCTCGATCGCCTGCAAGTCCGTCGGATTGTCGAGGGGAGCGGAAGCAGTGGTGACTTCATCGAGGTCTACGTCGATACGCCGCTGGATGTCTGCGAGCAGCGAGATCCGAAGGGGCTTTATAAGAAGGCTCGCGCTGGCTTGTTGAAAGGGATGACTGGCATCGACGACCCGTACGAGAATCCGGTCAATCCAGAAGTGCATTTGCAGGGTGGTGATTTCACCGTCGCGAAGTTAGCTGATCAGGTCATTGCTCATTTGCGCCGAGTGGGGAAGATCCCGGCGGAATAGCTTGACCATTTCTTGCCCTAGTCCTACAACTAATGGGGTGGATCGCTGCCTTTGAGGAACTCAGCGCGACGGATTTGCTGCAGCGATCGATTCACGCTTCTCTCTTTTTTTCGCCTGCCCAGGGTATCCCTGCCCATGGAATGGTCGCATGAGGATTTACGGATGATCAGTTCCTCGATGAAAGATATACGCTCGCGCGTGGCCACGGCTCTGGCCGCAAGTTCAATCCCCCGCCTCCGCTTCATCGTTGTGGAACTTGAGGACAATACGGTTTGCTTACGGGGGGATGTGACTTCCTTCTATCAGAAGCAGATCGCGCAGGAAGTGGTCCGTTCCATCGATAGCGAAGTCGACGTGCGAAACGATCTGCGTGTCGACGAGCCAGCCAACTAAGCGGCCTGAGAACGATCGGTTTGCCAGTCTAGCTGACGCGTCGCCGCGTTCAGTACGTGATCGACTGCCAGGTCTCGCATGCAGCGATGGTGCTTCAAAGGGCACTCTCGCTTAGCGCAGGGGCTGCACTCGGCACCGGCTGAAAGAATCAATTCGTTCGGGTTGTAGTTCTCGGCCCATCGCGGATCGGTCGGACCGAAGATCGCCACTGAAGGAACATTGAACGCTGCTGCGAAATGGCGAGGGCCTGAATCGGTGGTGATCATCAGCGAGGCATGACGAATCACGGCCTTGCTTAAACCAATCGTGGGCGTGTGTGCGGCCAGGCTACGGACCGCCGGATGGTTCACTTCCCGTTCGATGGCCGCGACCGCTTCGCGTTCGCTGGGGCCACAAATCATCAGCACGGCATTTCTTTTGTCGGCAACCAGACGCTTGGCAAGCTGTTGATAATATTCCACCGGCCAATGTTTCGCTCCGCCGTACGCGCCGCCAGTATTGAAGACGATCACTCGTCGATCGAAGAAGTGGAAGTCTCGCCAAATCTTGCGAGCGGTCGAATCATCTTGCGGCGTGGTGCCGAGTTCGCAGTTTCGCGATCGAACTTCATAGCCAGCTAGTTCTGCGAGCGCGACGTAGTAATCGACCGCGGAAATAGGGACGCGTTTACCATCGACGGCCGGCGGAAGAAGGCTATGCGTCAGCAAAGGACCTCGGCCGTAGCGGCGGTAACCGACACGTTCTTTCGCGCCACCCAGCCAGGCAAGACCGGCCGAGCTCAGCGAGTTGGGTAGCAAAATAGCCTGATCGAAACGTTGCTGTCGAAACCGCTTTACAACGCTCCAGAAGCGTTGCTTCGGATCGTCCGCCTTCTTGGCCCACAGGATGGTATCGTCGAGGAAGTCCGTGCCTTCCAATACCTTGGCCACGTAGGGACGCATGATCCCGACCAGGCGATCGCCACGTGTCAGGCCTTGGCGAATGGCACGCAGCGTGGGCGTAGCCATGACGACGTCGCCAATCCAGTTGGGAAGAACGACTGCGATATTTCGGATACCAGGCATGAGCTGTCCTTAGGCGGCCGTGCGACGAATGGGTTCGTTCGCGGCAACCTTTTGAATGATGTCGGTCGTCGAAAAACCACCAACAATATCGACCAGACGAATCTCACCACCGTACTGCTGCAAGATGTCGTAGCCTGGGATTTCTTCCGGGATATAGTGGCCACCTTTGACCAGCACGTCAGGGCGAACCGCTTTGATTAAGTCGTACGGCGTGTCTTCGCCAAAGACGACCACGTAGTCGACGCATGACAACGCGGCCAGCATCGCCGAGCGTTCGGTTTCGCTGATGATTGGCCGGGTCGGACCTTTCAGCTTCGAGACGCTGTCGTCGCTATTCAAGCCAACGACCAGCACTTCGCCCATCTTCGAGGCTTCGGTCAGGTTCGTCACGTGGCCAAAGTGAAGCAGGTCGAAGCAACCATTGGTGAAGACGATCTTCTCGCCGCGGCGACGATGCTCTTCGGCAATCGCGGCGATTTGAGCATGCGTAACAATCTTCTTTTGGCCTGGCAGCAGGTCGGTGCGAAGTTCGGCTTCGATCTCGGCCAGCGGAATTACCGCGACGCCTGATTTTTCAACTTCGAGTCCAGCGGCCACGTTCGACAAGCGAACCGAGTTCTCGCGATCGAGGCCACTGCCAATGCAGGCCCCCAGCATCGCCAGGACCATGTCGCCGGCACCGGTGATGTCGTACACGCTGCGGGCTTGGGTCGGGAAGTGGCATGAACTGCCATCGCGATTGACCAATGCCATGCCGTCGCGATCGAGCGTAACGATCACGTCTTGCAGATCGAGTTGTTGGCAAAGCTGGCTACCAGCGGCAGCGGCATCCGGAACGGTCTTCAGCGAAACGCCGGTCGCCAGTTCGGTCTCGATGCGGTTCGCTTTTAGCAGTGTGGCCCCGCGATAGCGTTCGTAGTCGTGCCCACGCATTGGATCGACCAGCGTAGGAATGTTGTGTTCGTTGGCGAGGGCAATCACCTTCTGCAGAAGCTTGGGTGTGCAGACCCCCTTGGCATAGTCGGAAATCAGAATGACGTCGAAGTCTTCGATCTGATTTTCGATGCCGGAATAGATCTTCTCGACCAGCCAATCGCCGATGGCTTCGGTCTTTTCGTGGTCGACACGCAAGATCTGGCTCGGATGACGCGAGCCGGCTCGGCCGACGAATCGTTCTTTGAGCGTGGTGGGCCGCGAAGCA
This genomic window from Bremerella sp. JC817 contains:
- a CDS encoding SHD1 domain-containing protein, translated to MTFEHRKRAWLLIPLLLLLGLPCLAEAGKFKVGDVVQVWDDFGKEWNNGTVTGVNRRGELQIETARFGSLRREVYNPRAVRFAYEDGAIGPARNWTDATGSFKVMAAPLGVYGDTLKIRKEDMTELEVPISKLSESDQSYIERMRRELGGAAAPTPENLPMENYGDVEGARFALALQANGGRIALLPDPIPPYLQLKEGGTAFGRIGDGFDGEEFGVIIPVGGPESLVLASGECHPRWSHSKVDPFTRLLWVSIADRKIINQQKLPPDEYVLDYHPPSHRLLTYSFVDGGNANNDKKIALAIWEVLPTDEIVKPVARWEAYPDERSWDNPWAKIIDGQIVLQRWNKSEYVAWNVDEKSIAYRLRQESRSDSLPSFSGGKRYAFLPDQSSIRVFDPTTGVMLTSLPAPNGAKAVAISEDGKRAAVLDRNQLAVWDLTDANSEPTYYHADDIGRAWVDSMFWLGTDKLMVKTNREMLLFSIPQRVVVWSYQFEHTTKHGNGERPLVHVVNDHLVYGASVRDNNRNEGLAVGNVKLPGPKVAEVFGAIDREDLEVIKPGEHVRLEVRCGDDLNRDVYFSLVEKIEKNNWILDNDNPTVVMYADMKRGKTQSATYEIVDHFNRSQGTESVTYTPNEYSLKLVRGPEVLWSSGMGGGLPDRFTIFGDASIQDIVNKWEVPSVSFFSRADIPARVIHKDYRRGLGTTQITTRGLIPGELKPPPELSGGVDGEKSKTEKSEEDAPWSTPENTSEDAPWSDPTKP
- the glgP gene encoding alpha-glucan family phosphorylase, producing MTRTEDENVTAPVELSAEKLHEKCMALANNLWWTWQPDVFNLFRDLDPIRWRQLDHNPIALLREFTPDRLETRVAEMVLYSRINHAYRRLKEYMSSSTPWADTHAGVLGSKPVAYFSAEFGIHESIQIYSGGLGVLSGDHIKSASGLGVPLVAIGLFYDQGYFKQHLNEEGYQMEEYQDTKVENLPMKHAVDPEGKPITVTVELKGGKLLAKVWQMNVGRVPLFLLDCDVDGNSPEDRELTSRLYGGDERTRIRQEMVLGVGGIKALKALGITPGVYHLNEGHSAFATLEAVRDHMHEDGMSFDDALREVAKRTVFTTHTPVPAGHDRFDAGLIEEHLGHLRESISISHEQLMGLGRVDTNNQHETFCMTVLGLKASRRANAVSQLHGHVSRSMWAHLWPWRVEEEIPIGHITNGVHIPSWIAWQMQQLYDRHFPSGWYHHMGEPDAWQFIHEVDPGELWETHATLKNLLLQFVRRRISRQCRRRGESDDAVERARTVLDPNVLTIGFARRFATYKRADLFMTDVDRLVEMMSDPKRPVQFIFAGKAHPKDEPGKAKIKKIQNLRHDPQFRDKIVFIEDYDINVCRHMIQGVDVWLNNPRQPLEASGTSGQKVVLNGGLNCSILDGWWAEAYDGRNGFAIGTGRTHTDTAKQDARDAEDLYKVLENEVIPLYYDRDVDGLPRDWIKRMMYSISTLAWRFSAHRMVADYTKLCYVPAAGGLSSQMPT
- a CDS encoding acyl-CoA dehydrogenase family protein; translated protein: MSSNEIITPNSPNLEALCAQLRQLANFLPTAHDWPHEQLQICARMGVFRWFVAQEDGGLGWSPEDVVRGYLELSAGCLTTTFVITQRTGACRRIASSENSGLKRMLLPGLLSGKTFATVGISHLTTSRQHLGKPALLAKEVDGGFVLDGFSPWVTGAKKADTLVIGATLEDGRQLLMAIPAKGIGIKLGDPAELVGLSASQTGPVQFEQVFCPTEWVLDGPREDVMKKGKGANTGGLETSTLAVGLSLAAYRFLAEQREKRVEFAEPTEHFEAELESLKNDLIAAASGDDQCDPLQIRSRANSLVLRITQAALSSAKGAGYMANHPVGRWCREALFFLVWSCPSNVLSANLCELARIEE
- the cysC gene encoding adenylyl-sulfate kinase codes for the protein MEKVEITWHDHHVSRADREKLNGHGGGVIWFTGLSGSGKSTVANAVDGKLNAMGIHTFLLDGDNVRHGLNASPEILEKKYPPHLAKRFGLGFGAEDRSENIRRIGEVSNLFCQAGVLVLTAFVSPYRLDRLQVRRIVEGSGSSGDFIEVYVDTPLDVCEQRDPKGLYKKARAGLLKGMTGIDDPYENPVNPEVHLQGGDFTVAKLADQVIAHLRRVGKIPAE
- a CDS encoding BON domain-containing protein encodes the protein MISSSMKDIRSRVATALAASSIPRLRFIVVELEDNTVCLRGDVTSFYQKQIAQEVVRSIDSEVDVRNDLRVDEPAN
- the waaF gene encoding lipopolysaccharide heptosyltransferase II — its product is MPGIRNIAVVLPNWIGDVVMATPTLRAIRQGLTRGDRLVGIMRPYVAKVLEGTDFLDDTILWAKKADDPKQRFWSVVKRFRQQRFDQAILLPNSLSSAGLAWLGGAKERVGYRRYGRGPLLTHSLLPPAVDGKRVPISAVDYYVALAELAGYEVRSRNCELGTTPQDDSTARKIWRDFHFFDRRVIVFNTGGAYGGAKHWPVEYYQQLAKRLVADKRNAVLMICGPSEREAVAAIEREVNHPAVRSLAAHTPTIGLSKAVIRHASLMITTDSGPRHFAAAFNVPSVAIFGPTDPRWAENYNPNELILSAGAECSPCAKRECPLKHHRCMRDLAVDHVLNAATRQLDWQTDRSQAA
- the rfaE2 gene encoding D-glycero-beta-D-manno-heptose 1-phosphate adenylyltransferase → MSLPPLLQAFKSMRPAKVLVLGDMILDRYTYGNAQRISQESPVIVLHADDQELRLGGAANVCNMLRGLDCHVVAAGVHGRDESGTQMIELAQKSGIDTRLIACDASRPTTLKERFVGRAGSRHPSQILRVDHEKTEAIGDWLVEKIYSGIENQIEDFDVILISDYAKGVCTPKLLQKVIALANEHNIPTLVDPMRGHDYERYRGATLLKANRIETELATGVSLKTVPDAAAAGSQLCQQLDLQDVIVTLDRDGMALVNRDGSSCHFPTQARSVYDITGAGDMVLAMLGACIGSGLDRENSVRLSNVAAGLEVEKSGVAVIPLAEIEAELRTDLLPGQKKIVTHAQIAAIAEEHRRRGEKIVFTNGCFDLLHFGHVTNLTEASKMGEVLVVGLNSDDSVSKLKGPTRPIISETERSAMLAALSCVDYVVVFGEDTPYDLIKAVRPDVLVKGGHYIPEEIPGYDILQQYGGEIRLVDIVGGFSTTDIIQKVAANEPIRRTAA